One genomic segment of Suncus etruscus isolate mSunEtr1 chromosome 15, mSunEtr1.pri.cur, whole genome shotgun sequence includes these proteins:
- the RAB11B gene encoding ras-related protein Rab-11B codes for MGTRDDEYDYLFKVVLIGDSGVGKSNLLSRFTRNEFNLESKSTIGVEFATRSIQVDSKTIKAQIWDTAGQERYRAITSAYYRGAVGALLVYDIAKHLTYENVERWLKELRDHADSNIVIMLVGNKSDLRHLRAVPTDEARAFAEKNNLSFIETSALDSTNVEEAFKNILTEIYRIVSQKQIADRAAHDESPGNNVVAISVPPTTDGQKPSKLQCCQNL; via the exons ATGGGGACCCGGGACGACGAGTACGACTACCTATTCAAAG TGGTGCTCATCGGGGACTCGGGCGTGGGGAAGAGCAACCTACTGTCCCGCTTCACCCGCAATGAGTTCAATCTGGAGAGCAAGAGCACCATCGGCGTGGAGTTCGCCACCCGCAGCATCCAGGTGGACAGCAAGACCATCAAGGCACAGATCTGGGACACGGCGGGCCAGGAGCGCTACCGGGCCATCACCTCTGC GTACTACCGCGGTGCTGTGGGCGCGCTGCTGGTCTACGACATCGCCAAGCACCTCACCTACGAGAACGTGGAGCGCTGGCTGAAGGAGCTGCGGGACCACGCGGACAGCAACATCGTCATCATGCTGGTGGGCAACAAGAGCGACCTGCGCCACCTGCGCGCCGTGCCCACCGACGAGGCCCGCGCCTTCGCAG AAAAGAACAATTTGTCCTTCATCGAGACCTCGGCCCTGGACTCCACCAACGTGGAGGAAGCCTTCAAGAACATCCTCACAG AGATCTACCGCATCGTGTCCCAGAAGCAGATTGCGGACCGTGCGGCGCATGACGAATCCCCGGGGAACAACGTGGTGGCCATCAGCGTGCCCCCCACCACCGATGGCCAGAAGCCCAGCAAGCTGCAGTGCTGTCAGAACCTGTGA
- the ANGPTL4 gene encoding angiopoietin-related protein 4 produces the protein MRCAPTAGAALVLCAATAGLLSAQGRPAPPEAPRFASWDEVNLLAHGLLQLGRGLREHVEHTQGQLEELQRRLETSPSSQSPQKVHPASAQVAPDALQSLQTQLKTQNARIELLYQKVSQQQKHLEKQQLRLQKLQSQVGLLAPLHPNHEIDKSSRNKRLPKVAQLVDPGHNKSLLHRLPRHCQELFENGERQSGLFQIQPKGSLPFLVNCKMTSDGGWTIIQRRRDGSVDFNQSWEAYKAGFGDPQGEFWLGLEKVHQIVGDQDSNLVVQLEDWEGNAESLQFPVHLGGEDTAYTLQLTEPVASKLGATTLLPGGLSLPFSTWDQDHDLLRHKNCAKNLSGGWWFGTCAHSNLNGQYFHSIPRQRHQRKKGIFWKAWRGRYYPLQATTMLIRPGVAATAS, from the exons ATGCGCTGCGCCCCCACGGCCGGAGCCGCGCTGGTGCTTTGCGCCGCCACCGCGGGGTTGCTGAGCGCGCAGGGCCGGCCCGCGCCCCCCGAGGCGCCCCGTTTTGCGTCCTGGGACGAGGTGAATCTGTTGGCGCACGGGCTGCTGCAACTCGGCCGGGGGCTCCGGGAGCACGTGGAGCACACCCAGGGCCAGCTGGAGGAGCTGCAGAGGCGTCTGGAGACGTCACCCTCCTCGCAGTCGCCCCAGAAGGTGCACCCCGCATCGGCTCAGGTCGCCCCAGATGCGCTCCAGAGCCTGCAG ACTCAGCTCAAGACCCAGAATGCTAGGATCGAGCTACTTTACCAGAAGGTGAGCCAGCAGCAGAAACATCTGGAGAAACAGCAGCTGCGACTCCAGAAGTTGCAGAGTCAG GTGGGCCTCCTGGCTCCTCTGCACCCGAACCATGAGATCGACAAGTCCAGTAGAAACAAGAGGCTCCCCAAGGTGGCCCAGTTGGTGGACCCAGGTCACAACAAAAGCCTCTTGCACA GGCTGCCCCGACACTGCCAGGAGCTGTTTGAGAACGGAGAGCGGCAAAGCGGCCTCTTCCAGATCCAGCCCAAGGGGTCCCTTCCGTTCCTGGTTAACTGCAAGATGACCTCAG ATGGAGGCTGGACCATAATTCAGAGGCGCCGCGATGGCTCTGTGGACTTTAACCAGTCCTGGGAGGCCTACAAGGCCGGTTTCGGGGACCCCCAAG GGGAGTTCTGGCTGGGCCTGGAGAAGGTTCACCAAATTGTGGGGGACCAGGACAGCAACTTGGTCGTGCAGCTCGAGGACTGGGAAGGCAACGCTGAGTCTCTGCAGTTCCCGGTGCACCTGGGAGGAGAGGACACGGCCTATACCTTGCAGCTCACCGAGCCTGTGGCCAGCAAACTTGGGGCTACCACCCTCCTGCCCGGTGGCCTCTCTCTGCCCTTCTCCACTTGGGACCAGGACCATGACCTCCTCAGGCACAAGAATTGTGCTAAGAACCTTTCTG GTGGCTGGTGGTTTGGCACCTGTGCTCATTCCAACCTCAACGGCCAGTACTTCCACTCCATACCCAGGCAGCGGCACCAGAGAAAGAAAGGGATCTTCTGGAAGGCCTGGCGGGGCCGCTACTACCCGCTGCAGGCAACCACCATGCTGATCCGGCCTGGGGTGGCCGCCACTGCTTCCTAA